The genomic region tcccaggacccagggtggAATCATGATccgatgtgggatcatgacccaagctgaaggcagacacttaagcgactgagccacgcaagtACCCCGAGATGAGAGAATTAAGTGCCAATTAGAGGAGTCTGTGTTCTTGACCTTCGATGTGTTATCCATCAGTGATAGGGCGCTTCATGAGTGTTGTTTTCCTGTCAGGGTAGAGGGTAAACTTCTCATGTTGGGATGAGAAAAGCTTGTGTCCCAGGGAGTGTGAGTTATCCAGGCCCTCCAGAGACTGTAATGTGGAGTTTGTACCCGAGTGTGTTTGATTCCAAAGATCTTGtcctccagagcccctgcctaGGGTTCATGACAGGCAATCTGTGAGCAGCAGAAAGTCACTGAAGGCCTTGGAGGTGTCACTCAATTGCCACTTTGAGCTTTCCTTGTGTGGAATTCCAAGGAGGATCTGGAAACGGACATGGCGCTGAGCAGGAGCAAAggatggttttgttcattttgggtTGTTTGCAGGGACTTATTTTTGTACCTTAATCATTGGAGGAGAGAAATGTTAGTTGACAGgatgcttggtttttctgttagGTATCTGGGGATGACATCAGCATTTGCAGTGATTGCATTTTCCAAGATTGGTGCTTCCGCATGGGAGCAAACTTAGAAGACATTTGAGGGCGtttctctatttttgaaaaaaatttcagtagGAATCTCCCCGAAATAGGTTGTCTTAGGTTTCCAATGCTGCTAAAACTTGCTTCCTTAGGGCACAATGGGAATGCTAACAAGTTAGTTACACCCAAGTGTCAGAGAATGTGTCTCTGGTGCTCATACACTGGGATTATTCAATGTCACTGGTTTTGCTAGTTATCTTTGAgatgcttttttctccttttagtaaccttacaacaaataaaggagaagatCCATCGACTTAGAACAGAAAACAGGGAGCTTGCTCAGGAAATATCCCTTTGGGAGCTGAAGGTATCAGTgccttttcaaatactttttgtgatttcattttggttACTTCCACCTCTTGTAGTTCATCCTATTGACCTATTTCATGTGATCCAGAAATGGTCCTGATTCAAGAGAAGTTTCACAAATGTAGAGCACTGCCTCTCTATTTTGAAAGGAGTCACACATGAGTAGATAGGTTTGTGTAACACGATGctattttggaattctgtttccttcttcatatgttttatagatccaggaaggcaagaaacaccttgcagaaaccaagagtgaacataagtttctctctgaggaagtgcTTCAATGGAAGGTAAGAATCCCTTCTTTGCCTGAATTGTGTCCTACCAACAGAAATCAAAGTAAtgaattatcatcattatcatgattattattattattttaaacactgattgattgattgatttgagagagagagaaagagtgagtggtaggggacagaaggagagagagaatcccaagctgactccatgctgagtgtgtatCCTGATGCAGGGgtcaatcccataaccctgagatcaggccttGAGCCAAAACGAaagcaggagtcagacactccaccgactgtgccacccggatgccacccaggtgccccaaggaatggattattattactcattcaaaatgttttgttgaagGAGAACATCAAAAAGGTTGAGgaagttaatgaaaatttaaatgacaccCTTCGTCGGGCACGGGCTCACTTgcaaattgagagagagaagaaggtcaAGAATCAGGGTGTGGTAAGAGCTGGCTGTTGAGTTTTAGCTTAATGTGGCTCCGGCAGGCTTTTGGTTCACTGGGTGAGGTGAGTGCAGCATCCTCACTTGCTGTTTAGCACAGTAGAGAGTGGGCATCTGGGAACTGAAACTCCTACGGAGCAGTGAGCTGGGATTTCACTTAGAACCACCATGATGAGGTTTGCTCTTATAAGGACTGGGAAGTATGGTTGATTTCACAGCGAGGTAATGATCACATCATTCAGCCCTGCCCTCCAAGATATGTAGCAGATCCCCACAAGATACTTGAGCGATGAAGGGCGATGGCTGGCCCGACTGTACAGTCCCTTCCTCTCTTAATGCCAAACGGAGCATTTTCAATGTGAATAGGGGAAgacgtgtatatatgtatgtatgtggatatatatatgaatgaaagccactaagaaagtcatttgtgagttctttgacttgaactcttttccactttgcttactttctccttcttctattaTGCCTTAACGGCTTTCTTTGTTGCACTGCATGATCCTGTCCTGTTAGGCGCCCTCACGTTGTTGTGTGATCATGATTTCCTGAATGTCTTTTCTCATATCTGTCTTAAAGGCCCAGGATGCATCCGAGgatggagagcagagagcctTTAGGGCCAAAAAACGAGAACTGCAGGGTAtgttattttgggggaagaaatcccCATATGGTGGCAATGAGTTTGcattgggaagggaaagaatgccttcctgccttcaaggtcttgcccttctcctttccctatcAAACCGAAGTTCTCAggtcatgtgcacatacacacacaaaagaaaactcatccTTTCCAGAATATCAACGATGGATGGAAGACCATTGCAATGCCCTGAGTTCTTTGAAAACCACTCAAGAAGCCGAATTGAAACTCCTGAGGAGGAAAGTGGGTATCGTGGTGGATTTCTCTGAACAGAGACGAGTGGCTGCCGAAGAGTAAGCTATTCTTGTGTGAATTGCCACAGATACTATTGTATGAATTTCTGTGACGGCCAGTCtagataattgtatttcttttagaattggCTCTAGAGTATTTTTGCCAAATGCATTCTGTAGGATagtgcctgcccttcctgccttgaTGTGTGTGACCTGCATTTCCCTGTGTGTTCTAACTGCTTGTCACGCTTGTTGTGTGACTCCTTGGAGTAGAAGAGGGAAGGTACCATCATTAAAAACTTTGATACCTggatcccctctgggtctgtctgCATTGTCCTTTTGGTTTCCGTGTCATCCCATGTTCTTATTAGCCCTGAATTCAGTCACTTTTGGTTCAGTACGAGACTTGGGTCAATAATGTggatagaaaaatggaattgtcctgctgcagagacactgggagtttctttgtggaaagtgGGTTGGGGCTCCAGCAGTCCTGGATCCCTTCATCCAGTGTACGACTGACATCACTCACTGTAGCCCAGTCCCTAAGAAGGCCAGGGTATTTCCCATCCAGCTGATTTTTTTAGGTGGAACTCTCCTGGGTCCCAGCCAAAGCCTGCGGTTTCACTAGGGCTCACCTTTGCTGGCTGACCCTGAACTTGACTCGTTTCCTTCTAAGCCCATGCCCATAAAGTTGTTCAGCTTCTTTCCAGTTCACTTGCCTGTTCCAGAATGTATTGATGTGTCCTGGCGAGATTGGCTCCCACTGCCAGGCTGGCCTTCTCCTaggcttccttcttctccatctggTTCTCGTGTTTCTTCATGTACTCTTTAGAAATTGGGTGCATTCACTCACGAGTTTGCTCTTTTGTCCagtgtttccttgattttctcaggAGGAGATCAGGACCTTCGAGTCCCTCATTCACgttgaaaagcaaaactgttcCCTGTCTTCCCTGGACACTCAGCTTTGTGTTATTCCTTCccacagcgggggtgggggctgctctgtGTCATTGGCATCCTGGTTCTGTtcattggaaatttcttttgggggtgggtaCAGTGTCCTGACCACCTTTCTGTCTTCTACACtttacaactgagccactccATTACAGCCGCTCCAGAAAGCATTTGCTGAAGGATTGCCTGAGAGACCAGAAGCAAatgcatgtgtctttctctgtctggagcTTTTGACTCCGTTTCTAAGAGTCTTTTTGCATGTGATCTTGAGTAAATCAGGTGTCCTGTTGAAACCCTTTCAATCAACACGATGAACAAAAGAGTCTGAGGGCAACACAGCAAACCAGCCTTTCTAAGCATCGCACGTTGCTGCCTTCACTATCAGTGAACTCAGTCTTGTTCAAGTCGGTTGACTCCATGCAGTTGATAGTTTTCCATCTGAAATCTGTTGCGTGGAGAGAACACACTGACTATGTGACAGTTCACAGCCTTTTACACTTGAGGACATATTGCCGGCACTAAGATTGGCCTCTTCAAAGGAGGAGGCGGGGGTTGTAGTTGTAGACCCAGAGATGTCTGGGAGTGAGTTGCCATGCTGATGAAGCCATATTCTGGAAGGCTTCCTTTCGGGTTCATTGTGTCAGGCACAGCCTTGGTCTGAGGATCAGGGCTCCCCGTGGAGGTGTACGACTAACGATGGTCCCCCGCCTCATCCTATAGTTGGTCAGGCTTGGTTTTTCACTTTGAACTGAAAGGAGCCTTCACCGTCTCCGACAAAAGACCAACTCTGAGAGGACACAAACTGCAATGTTACTTGAGGACTTGATAATGAAGTAGAGAAGTGTAAAGACAGCTCTGATTGCAACGACTTGGCAGCATCCggagtttgatttttcttgaacCCTAAATGGGACCTTCAGTTCATTTCCCTCCTTGTGTTGTCAGTCTGTGCATTTATGAGGGACACTGGAATCTAGGCCATCCAGTGTGCTGGGAGGAATGACGGTAGAACTTCTGGACCTTGGCTACTGGACCATGTCTATACCTTTCCTGTCTTAGGAAGGTCGCAAAGACCCGCCGTGACCTGGAGGCAACAGAGAGTCAGCTGTCAGCTGCCGTGGAAAATctgaaaggaatcaaagaagaaacgGACAAGTACAAGTGAGTTCAGAAACTAAATATTAGCGGCTCCTGACATCCCTGTTGACTtcgtatttttcacttttcttcattgtttagaCTCAATTCCCatgtaatagaaacaaaaattcaaaggCATATCCAGAGAGAATTACCAGACACAAAAAGTGAAGCtctagaaagaacaaaaccatttCATTACTAAACATGTCCTGATCCCCAGCGCTGGCCTGATTCTGTGGAAACTTCTTCCACGCCATCGTCCCTGGGGGTGGTGTCAGTTGTCCTAATCTTGAGGAAAGCAGTTTGTCGTAGGATGAATCCTACCCATAAAGCCGGTAGTGCCATCTGATGGCGCTGGTCTCTGCAACCCTGGGAACCATGGCGAGGATAGAAGTTTCCCAGTACACTTGATGGCACACTTGTCATGTGATAAATTAGGGAAAGATTGAAAATGGGTAAGGAAATTATGTCAACTCTGAACCCTGCAGGGGAAGAAAAACGATTACGGAAAAGAGGTAGCAATAGCTTTGATCCTACTGTGCATTATAACCATGTGAAAAGTGTTTCCTGTGTCAGGATCAATTGTATGAGGGGACAGATAAGAGGAGAATGGCCACGTGGGCAGATGATTTAAAATCACAGCCAATATTGGGTGTTATCTGACGAAAGCAATTATAACTCACAGGCGAGAAGTCGGAGCGTTGCAAGATCAGCTGCGGGAGGCAGAGCTCACCTTCAAACACAAGGTAACCTGAGTTGTGCCCCAACATCCTGGCCCCTTCGCGCCTCCTGCAGGTGATGGAAGTGGCCCTTAGATCCCTGAACATGGGCTCTTGGTGCGTTGACTTTTTCAGATCGCAGCTCATGAGAGAAGTGCTCTAGATAACTGggtaagtgttttctttttcctcctcttcgtTTGGGGCACAGTCCGGCACAGCTGAAGGCGGatgtgtttttctcccccagaCTAAGGCTCGGGTTTGGGAGAGGAAGATagtgcagcagagcagggagaacgcCTACGTGAGACACAGGTGTGCGAGTTTGACGTGCCCTTTTCTGGGTGTCTTGAGGGGTCAAGGCTAAGCTGTTTAGTGTCTAGTAGAGGACATGGTGTTGTAATTCTTCTAGACgtccattctttttctgtattcaaGATTGCACATGATGAGGAGAGGGACGCTGCCTGAGGGATCCATGAGGCAGGAACCGATGCCGGGAAGACCTGAGACACAGAACCGTGTGTGGAGAGGTAGGGAGCGTGCTGTGAAATGCAGCAGCCTGATCTCTGCTGGGAAAGCACACGATGTCCTTCCCGTTCCTGTGGGTGAtcactgtgtgtcctggagagaATCACGAGCACTCCCTAAGGACAGCAGGTCGTCTGAAGGGGTGACAGGAGGGTGCTTTCCTCAGGTGCCCACCGGCAGCAGGGCACCTGTCCCTGTGACAGGTGGAGctcatgcccctcccctgactgcagaccctcccccaccccctctaccaCCCACCTACTgcagagctgagcctggaggagTTGTGAGCCCGAGCTCCCTTCCCACTTTGACGCAACGGTGaagactttttggaaaaaaacaaaaattgagaaaaatggcatttatttactctttatggaggttccttgatttttgttttatttgtcatcGACAGTAATCTATTAATCCGTGAAAGTCATGCATTTTACTCCTCTAATGTTATCGGTATAAAGCCACAGCTTTACTTCTCAATCTGCCTATTTTTACTTTGCTCCTGACTGTACGATTAGTCTACTCCAattcttctcttaaatatttacgtAATAGCCAGTCACACATGCTAGGCCTCATCTATAGACTGAAGGATTGAACCGTCAACTGGCGGCCTGAGAAAAGAATGCATGCCGTTCATGTTGAGGGTTTCTCCATTTTTAGCTGGTTGAGCCCAGAGCAGTCTACTGCCGTTCCCTTAGCTATGAAAACACCTGAAGCAAGCTGGGCGATGG from Halichoerus grypus chromosome 6, mHalGry1.hap1.1, whole genome shotgun sequence harbors:
- the LOC144382044 gene encoding transport and Golgi organization protein 1 homolog — translated: MDTGLDAPSSLKETSPGSHSCTPWKDQDMKVQRLLFLVLLLRCPGSPNPNLVHVVPGRFPLGPDGVGVLWKLPIITAPLGVCVLLIYIWRTILAAQDASEDGEQRAFRAKKRELQEYQRWMEDHCNALSSLKTTQEAELKLLRRKVGIVVDFSEQRRVAAEEKVAKTRRDLEATESQLSAAVENLKGIKEETDKYKREVGALQDQLREAELTFKHKIAAHERSALDNWTKARVWERKIVQQSRENAYVRHRLHMMRRGTLPEGSMRQEPMPGRPETQNRVWRELSLEEL